One Fimbriimonadaceae bacterium genomic window, CGGTGACTCCAGAATATTCCCGTACGCATCATACGCGTAGGCTTTGGCCACGCTGCCGTTGACATCGGTGAGTTCCGTCACCGTACCGAGGCCATCCTGATGATAGTACAGCGTGCCATCCGCCACCGGTGTGGTCGTGGGCACCGTCGCCGAGCCCACCACGAGCGGCGTCCCCAGCGGCGTCGTCGAGGCAAACGTGGCACGGGCGGGAAACAGGAGGCGGCTTTCGAGCACCTGGTTCGTGGCCTGGTCGCGCGTCACCAGATAGAGTGGAGCATTGCCGCCGATGCCCCCCGTATCGATCAGGTCCACCGCAAGGGTGCCAGTGGCCGCGGCGGCGGTGACGTCGATCGGCGCGATCGGCTGTTCGAGGCCGGTTGAATCAATCGGCTGCCCGATCGCCGGCGCCGGCATCCCCGAGACGAACACAAAGCCCACCGACACCTGGCCGTTCACCTTGATCCCATCATCCACCACCGGCCCCCGCAGGCCATCCGGGGTGGAAGCCAGCACAGCCGTCTGCCCGCTGCCGAGGCCCGGCACCATCGGCGTCCGGCTCAAGGGCTCGTCGATGCCAGGGCCGTGGGTATAGCGTGCTTACAGCACGTTGCTGCCATTATATTCCAGCAGAATGTCTTCGCCATCGGTAGCTATGGTTAGTATCCGCCGTGAGTTGATTCCCTGGGTTCACGACAACACCACCGGTGGTGCGATTCCCCACCGCGTCATAGGCAAACGCTTGCGAATCGAGTAGCAAGGGGTAGCTGGCTGAGGTGAGTCGGTCCAACCGGTCATAGCCAAACGTCTGCGCGCCCC contains:
- a CDS encoding RHS repeat protein, which gives rise to MNRADYVYNPVGNRTSLTDRRGAQTFGYDRLDRLTSASYPLLLDSQAFAYDAVGNRTTGGVVVNPGNQLTADTNHSYRWRRHSAGI